One genomic window of Scatophagus argus isolate fScaArg1 chromosome 16, fScaArg1.pri, whole genome shotgun sequence includes the following:
- the svilc gene encoding supervillin isoform X3, with amino-acid sequence MENPVVEPRSERIARYKAERRRELAERFGNMEELPTKWVRRDGKEVHDPATQAHRETLNSDGLGERVNGRTPGVTNGLEADAPAECNYLRRQGSQDSASLLSGEGYLVPLGLDAPQLHTRVSVGQLRSSLLQQTGSGGQPEKVCPDAGRATSSLDLAVKPGSEGGRRRTRRYLPGGAGGGRKTSERFRTQPITASEMEESSGLLDAEEEENSKADEKTDDRAKMSVAAKMSLFKELEKSAAPEASAFLKPRSGSVCLERKVRRGNDHRFLTQPITCEEIGAISAPKPAPPVESQSVQAESVEDGDEGCKLSMSEKLALFNNLSLPGRQGGGPADGPPERRRQKGARYRTQPITVEEVNLLQTGPVQLPAFGLSPHLSDRQQASSVNLKPSEVRLSQPRPDTASVPGEPCSSNQQGQQRHESEPGLRGILKKSYSGGSEWSRTDGGQRDAPLYHEQNGGGCEEAGTPKRIENTERQDISVPPRRERRQASGGEGGSLTAAPWRQRARARRETIACTPIRASSEQDATQEERNSWTKPQEQLVSTGEHSSDAAGRVRQQNEEDSVRKMNEETTIMGHVQVTMADDTLKPQETDNTSMSMEGRENLHMESANTQCWTNLSFEAQEVSSPTKNQIQPQWRHKAKGDEDELQMDKAEGLCSQQETADREPERMAKRELGSPESDTSDTSHHKRHSTEAPTRICEAPHEVKEETPVNESNTFDGGFYRDQSPPSADAPPPCGDAAVAENEQDLDVLCQTNTPMLTSAVAEHRRSVRPSRRTQGSRNPLRALAAREDIRQNYMGETANMASEDRIRADKKSKNSSESHLSDAATSLKSYPPFSELMLIHIKGRRHVQVRLVEPSVRSLNSGDCFLLVTPEHCILWSGEFANEEEKAKASELASSIQSQKDLGCQASQIVHLQEGNCDGSLAADFWSLLGGRTQYRGASAEEEDELYERGVVESNCVYRLVENRLVPNEQAWASIPSVSLLSSTEALVFDFGSEVYLWHGQDVSHSRRNVALQLTHQVWVGAYDYSNCRVNPLDPTHCNPSIPLRGDGRPSWALFGCVSEHNETALFREKFLDWTGRTEGREEAAAVNRQTQPVLVESSESPSSDLLSACDAKALVSGQSLEGDGLVHSVLAGVDIQRGHGVITLEEGRQLELRTVAVDTWHVQEFDDSEIPVESTGQLHEGDSYVIRWTYRISSGDKPNSPGEHSRGQNENTALFLWRGRHSHVSGRDTAAFLSIGMNNQEESQIVVPQGKEPPCFLQLFHGGLVIHKGKREDKRNPAEWRLFCVRGELPEEASLLEVDCCCAGLRSRGSVVLLNSQQGMLYLWTGCKAHMGSREVSKRAVERLTQTCPSELGLSHSSPVKVQVVEEGSEPADFWAALDQMDRKAYDCMLQDPGKYNFTPRLFHLSAASGSFRAEELQSPARLPGLVMAMPFVQESLYSVPQPALFLLDNRLEVYLWQRGQPEQTESSASAWSCWHNERRCAMQTVLQYCEEMNPRRPPQAYLIFEGSEPLTFTNVFPRWERSPGPHTQGDAGRVKLTLVQDALAQLMKTQYPLEELLRSPLPEGVDPQHLEVYLSDQDFQTILEMKRDEYASLPSWKQIDLKKSKGLLC; translated from the exons ATGGAGAACCCAGTCGTGGAGCCCAGATCAGAGCGGATCGCTCGGTATAAAGccgagaggaggagagaactGGCCGAACGCTTTGGCAACATGGAGGAGCTGCCGACCAAGTGGGTGAGGAGGGATGGGAAAGAGGTGCACGACCCTGCGACTCAGGCCCACAGAGAGACGTTGAACTCGGATGGCCTCGGCGAAAGAGTTAATGGCAGGACCCCAGGGGTCACAAATGGATTAGAGGCAGACGCTCCTGCAGAGTGCAACTATTTGAGAAG GCAGGGCTCCCAGGACTCTGCCAGCCTGCTGAGTGGGGAGGGGTACCTCGTCCCTCTTGGACTCGATGCCCCGCAGCTCCACACTCGGGTGTCAGTGGGCCAGTTGAGAAGTTCCCTTCTGCAGCAGACGGGGAGCGGAGGGCAGCCCGAGAAAGT TTGCCCTGACGCCGGCCGAGCCACGTCCTCTCTGGATCTGGCTGTGAAGCCGGGCTCTGAGGGGGGCCGGCGACGCACCCGGCGTTACCTCCCCGGTGGAGCAGGTGGCGGTCGCAAAACCAGTGAACGCTTCAGGACACAGCCGATCACAGCCAGTGAGATGGAGGAGAGCAGCGG GCTGTTGGAcgcagaagaagaggagaacaGCAAAG CTGATGAGAAAACAGATGACAGAGCCAAGATGAGCGTGGCAGCCAAGATGTCTTTGTTTAAA GAGCTGGAGAAGTCCGCCGCCCCCGAGGCCTCGGCCTTCCTGAAGCCTCGCTCGGGCAGCGTCTGTCTCGAGCGCAAGGTGCGCCGTGGTAACGACCATCGCTTTCTGACTCAGCCAATCACCTGTGAGGAAATCGGGGCTATCAG CGCCCCAAAACCAGCACCACCAGTGGAGTCCCAGTCTGTGCAGGCCGAGTCGGTGGAGGATGGCGATGAGGGCTGCAAGCTGAGCATGAGTGAGAAGCTGGCCCTCTTCAACAACCTGTCCCTGCCGGGGAGGCAGGGCGGCGGTCCTGCCGACGGACCCCCGGAGAGACGAAGGCAGAAGGGGGCTCGGTACCGCACGCAGCCCATCACTGTGGAGGAGGTCAACCTG CTCCAGACGGGCCCCGTTCAGCTTCCTGCCTTTGGTTTGTCCCCTCATCTGTCCGACAGACAGCAGGCCTCGTCTGTCAACCTAAAACCCAGTGAAGTACGCCTTTCCCAGCCAAGACCTGATACCGCTTCTGTGCCTGGGGAGCCTTGCAGTTCTAACCAACAGGGCCAACAGCGCCATGAGTCTGAGCCAGGCTTGAGAGGAATCCTGAAGAAGAGCTACTCCGGAGGCTCAGAATGGAGCAGGACAGACGGCGGTCAAAGGGATGCACCGCTTTACCACGAGCAGAACGGCGGAGGTTGTGAAGAAGCAGGGACACCAAAGAGGATAGAGAACACGGAGCGGCAGGACATTTCTGTACCACCACGGAGAGAGAGACGTCAGGCCTCTGGTGGGGAGGGAGGCTCACTGACTGCTGCTCCCTGGAGGCAGAGGGCTCGAGCCAGGAGGGAAACCATTGCCTGTACACCAATAAGAGCCTCGTCAGAGCAGGATGCCACTCAGGAGGAGAGGAACAGCTGGACCAAGCCACAGGAACAGCTGGTCTCCACCGGGGAGCACAGCTCAGACGCTGCTGGGAGAGTCCG GCAGCAAAATGAGGAAGACAGTGTGAGGAAGATGAATGAGGAAACTACAATCATGGGACACGTTCAGGTCACAATGGCAGATGACACCTTGAAACCGCAGGAGACGGACAACACCAGCATGAGTATG GAAGGGAGGGAAAACCTTCATATGGAGAGTGCCAACACTCAGTGCTGG ACGAATCTGTCCTTTGAGGCGCAGGAAGTCTCCTCTCCTACCAAGAACCAGATTCAGCCTCAGTGGAGACACAAG GCTAAGGGAGACGAGGATGAGCTTCAGATGGATAAAGCAGAGGGATTGTGCTCACAGCAGGAGACGGCTGACCGAGAGCCCGAACGTATGGCCAAGAGAG AGCTTGGATCTCCAGAGTCAGACACAAGTGACACCTCTCATCACAAAAGACACTCCACTGAAGCTCCGACACGCATATGTGAAG CTCCACACGAGGTGAAGGAAGAGACGCCTGTGAATGAATCCAACACGTTTGACGGAGGTTTCTACAGAGATCAGTCGCCACCCTCTGCTGACGCACCACCACCCTGTGGAGATGCTGCTGTCGCTGAGAATGAGCAGGACCTGGACGTCCTCTGCCAGACCAACACCCCCAT GCTGACCTCAGCAGTAGCGGAGCACAGACGCTCGGTGCGTCCGTCTCGTCGGACTCAGGGCTCCAGAAACCCTCTGAGGGCTCTGGCTGCCAGGGAGGACATCAGGCAGAACTACATGGGAGAGACAGCGAACATGGCTTCAGAGGACAGGATCCGAGCAGACAAGA agTCCAAAAACTCCTCTGAGTCACATTTGTCAGATGCTGCAACTAGTCTTAAGTCTTATCCTCCCTTCAGCGAGCTGATGCTCATTCACATCAAAG GTAGGCGGCATGTCCAGGTGCGTCTGGTGGAGCCCTCGGTGCGGTCGCTGAACAGCGGAGACTGCTTCCTGCTGGTCACCCCGGAGCACTGCATCCTGTGGAGCGGAGAGTTTGCCAACGAAGAAGAGAAAGCCAAG GCCTCTGAGCTGGCCTCATCCATCCAGAGTCAGAAGGATCTCGGCTGTCAGGCCTCCCAGATCGTCCACCTGCAGGAGGGGAACTGTGACGGCAGCCTGGCCGCAGACTTCTGGAGCCTTCTAGGAGGAAGGACACAATACAGAG GAGCCAgtgcagaagaggaggatgagctCTATGAGCGAGGAGTGGTGGAGTCCAACTGTGTGTACAGGCTGGTGGAGAACAGACTGGTGCCTAATGAACAGGCCTGGGCCTCCATCCCCAGTGTGTCCCTGCTCAGCTCCACTGAG gCCCTGGTGTTTGATTTCGGCAGTGAGGTGTACCTGTGGCATGGACAGGATGTTTCCCACAGCAGGAGGAATGTTGCTCTCCAGCTGACTCACCAAGTGTGGGTTGGAGCTTATGACTACAGCAACTGCCGAGTCAATCCACTGGATCCCACACACTGTAACCCCAGCATACCGCT GCGGGGAGACGGGCGTCCCAGCTGGGCGTTGTTCGGCTGTGTCTCCGAGCACAACGAGACGGCTCTGTTCAGAGAGAAGTTCCTGGACTGGACGGGCAGGACTGAAGGCAgggaggaagctgctgcagtgaacaGGCAGACGCAG CCTGTCCTAGTTGAGTCCTCCGAGTCCCCGTCGTCGGACCTCCTGAGCGCCTGTGATGCCAAAGCTCTGGTGTCGGGTCAGTCGCTGGAAGGGGACGGCTTGGTCCACAGTGTGTTGGCTGGGGTGGACATCCAGAGGGGGCATGGAGTCATCACGCTGGAGGAAGGACGTCAGCTGGAGCTGAGAACAGTTGCTGTGGACACCTGGCACGTCCAGGAGTTTGATGACAGTGAAATTCCCGTGGAGAGCACAGGACAGCTTCATGAAGGAGACTCCTACGTCATCCGCTGGACGTACCGCATCAGCTCTGGTG ATAAGCCAAACAGTCCCGGTGAGCACAGCAGAGGACAAAACGAAAACACCGCCTTGTTCCTGTGGAGGGGCCGCCACTCCCACGTCAGTGGACGGGACACCGCTGCTTTCCTGTCCATTGGGATGAACAACCAGGAAGAGTCACAG ATTGTGGTACCTCAGGGAAAGGAACCTCCTTGTTTCCTGCAGCTTTTCCACGGAGGCCTGGTCATTCACAAGGGCAAGCGAGAGGATAAGAGGAATCCAG CAGAGTGGCGTTTGTTCTGTGTGCGAGGAGAGCTCCCAGAGGAGGCCTCTCTGTTGGAGGTGGACTGCTGCTGTGCAGGTCTGAGGTCCAGGGGCTCTGTTGTTCTCCTCAATAGCCAGCAGGGGATGCTGTATCTCTGGACTGGCTGTAAAGCTCACATGGGCTCCAGAGAGGTCAGCAAGAGGGCAGTGGAGCGTCTCACTCAAAC GTGTCCATCAGAGTTAGGTCTCAGCCACAGCAGCCCTGTGAAGGTGCAGGTAGTGGAGGAAGGTTCGGAGCCTGCAGACTTCTGGGCTGCACTGGACCAGATGGACAGGAAGGCCTATGACTGCATGCTGCAAG ATCCAGGAAAGTATAACTTCACACCTCGCCTCTTCCACCTGAGCGCCGCCTCTGGGAGTTTCCGCgctgaagagctgcagagtccAGCGCGACTGCCGGGACTCGTGATGGCAATGCCTTTCGTCCAGGAGAGTCTGTACTCTGTACCACAGCCGG CCTTGTTCCTGCTCGACAACCGTCTGGAGGTCTACCTGTGGCAGAGGGGTCAGCCCGAGCAGACGGAGAGCTCGGCTTCAGCCTGGAGCTGCTGGCATAACGAGAGGAGGTGCGCCATGCAGACGGTGCTGCAGTACTGCGAAG AGATGAACCCAAGACGGCCACCGCAGGCTTACCTCATCTTTGAGGGCTCAGAACCTCTCACCTTCACTAATGTGTTCCCCCGCTGGGAGAGGAGCCCgggaccacacacacag GGCGACGCGGGACGGGTGAAGCTGACCTTGGTGCAGGACGCCCTGGCCCAGCTCATGAAAACTCAGTATCcgctggaggagctgctgcgGAGCCCCTTACCTGAAGGGGTGGACCCTCAGCACCTGGAGGTCTACCTCTCTGATCAAGACTTCCAG ACTATTTTGGAAATGAAGAGAGATGAATATGCCTCCCTCCCGAGCTGGAAGCAAATTGATCTGAAGAAAAGCAAAGGGCTTCTTTGCTAG
- the svilc gene encoding supervillin isoform X1: MENPVVEPRSERIARYKAERRRELAERFGNMEELPTKWVRRDGKEVHDPATQAHRETLNSDGLGERVNGRTPGVTNGLEADAPAECNYLRRQGSQDSASLLSGEGYLVPLGLDAPQLHTRVSVGQLRSSLLQQTGSGGQPEKVCPDAGRATSSLDLAVKPGSEGGRRRTRRYLPGGAGGGRKTSERFRTQPITASEMEESSGLLDAEEEENSKADEKTDDRAKMSVAAKMSLFKELEKSAAPEASAFLKPRSGSVCLERKVRRGNDHRFLTQPITCEEIGAISAPKPAPPVESQSVQAESVEDGDEGCKLSMSEKLALFNNLSLPGRQGGGPADGPPERRRQKGARYRTQPITVEEVNLLQTGPVQLPAFGLSPHLSDRQQASSVNLKPSEVRLSQPRPDTASVPGEPCSSNQQGQQRHESEPGLRGILKKSYSGGSEWSRTDGGQRDAPLYHEQNGGGCEEAGTPKRIENTERQDISVPPRRERRQASGGEGGSLTAAPWRQRARARRETIACTPIRASSEQDATQEERNSWTKPQEQLVSTGEHSSDAAGRVRQQNEEDSVRKMNEETTIMGHVQVTMADDTLKPQETDNTSMSMEGRENLHMESANTQCWEPVFASVYSSSTPQYVMCFNQTNLSFEAQEVSSPTKNQIQPQWRHKAKGDEDELQMDKAEGLCSQQETADREPERMAKRELGSPESDTSDTSHHKRHSTEAPTRICEAPHEVKEETPVNESNTFDGGFYRDQSPPSADAPPPCGDAAVAENEQDLDVLCQTNTPMLTSAVAEHRRSVRPSRRTQGSRNPLRALAAREDIRQNYMGETANMASEDRIRADKKSKNSSESHLSDAATSLKSYPPFSELMLIHIKGRRHVQVRLVEPSVRSLNSGDCFLLVTPEHCILWSGEFANEEEKAKASELASSIQSQKDLGCQASQIVHLQEGNCDGSLAADFWSLLGGRTQYRGASAEEEDELYERGVVESNCVYRLVENRLVPNEQAWASIPSVSLLSSTEALVFDFGSEVYLWHGQDVSHSRRNVALQLTHQVWVGAYDYSNCRVNPLDPTHCNPSIPLRGDGRPSWALFGCVSEHNETALFREKFLDWTGRTEGREEAAAVNRQTQPVLVESSESPSSDLLSACDAKALVSGQSLEGDGLVHSVLAGVDIQRGHGVITLEEGRQLELRTVAVDTWHVQEFDDSEIPVESTGQLHEGDSYVIRWTYRISSGDKPNSPGEHSRGQNENTALFLWRGRHSHVSGRDTAAFLSIGMNNQEESQIVVPQGKEPPCFLQLFHGGLVIHKGKREDKRNPAEWRLFCVRGELPEEASLLEVDCCCAGLRSRGSVVLLNSQQGMLYLWTGCKAHMGSREVSKRAVERLTQTCPSELGLSHSSPVKVQVVEEGSEPADFWAALDQMDRKAYDCMLQDPGKYNFTPRLFHLSAASGSFRAEELQSPARLPGLVMAMPFVQESLYSVPQPALFLLDNRLEVYLWQRGQPEQTESSASAWSCWHNERRCAMQTVLQYCEEMNPRRPPQAYLIFEGSEPLTFTNVFPRWERSPGPHTQGDAGRVKLTLVQDALAQLMKTQYPLEELLRSPLPEGVDPQHLEVYLSDQDFQTILEMKRDEYASLPSWKQIDLKKSKGLLC, encoded by the exons ATGGAGAACCCAGTCGTGGAGCCCAGATCAGAGCGGATCGCTCGGTATAAAGccgagaggaggagagaactGGCCGAACGCTTTGGCAACATGGAGGAGCTGCCGACCAAGTGGGTGAGGAGGGATGGGAAAGAGGTGCACGACCCTGCGACTCAGGCCCACAGAGAGACGTTGAACTCGGATGGCCTCGGCGAAAGAGTTAATGGCAGGACCCCAGGGGTCACAAATGGATTAGAGGCAGACGCTCCTGCAGAGTGCAACTATTTGAGAAG GCAGGGCTCCCAGGACTCTGCCAGCCTGCTGAGTGGGGAGGGGTACCTCGTCCCTCTTGGACTCGATGCCCCGCAGCTCCACACTCGGGTGTCAGTGGGCCAGTTGAGAAGTTCCCTTCTGCAGCAGACGGGGAGCGGAGGGCAGCCCGAGAAAGT TTGCCCTGACGCCGGCCGAGCCACGTCCTCTCTGGATCTGGCTGTGAAGCCGGGCTCTGAGGGGGGCCGGCGACGCACCCGGCGTTACCTCCCCGGTGGAGCAGGTGGCGGTCGCAAAACCAGTGAACGCTTCAGGACACAGCCGATCACAGCCAGTGAGATGGAGGAGAGCAGCGG GCTGTTGGAcgcagaagaagaggagaacaGCAAAG CTGATGAGAAAACAGATGACAGAGCCAAGATGAGCGTGGCAGCCAAGATGTCTTTGTTTAAA GAGCTGGAGAAGTCCGCCGCCCCCGAGGCCTCGGCCTTCCTGAAGCCTCGCTCGGGCAGCGTCTGTCTCGAGCGCAAGGTGCGCCGTGGTAACGACCATCGCTTTCTGACTCAGCCAATCACCTGTGAGGAAATCGGGGCTATCAG CGCCCCAAAACCAGCACCACCAGTGGAGTCCCAGTCTGTGCAGGCCGAGTCGGTGGAGGATGGCGATGAGGGCTGCAAGCTGAGCATGAGTGAGAAGCTGGCCCTCTTCAACAACCTGTCCCTGCCGGGGAGGCAGGGCGGCGGTCCTGCCGACGGACCCCCGGAGAGACGAAGGCAGAAGGGGGCTCGGTACCGCACGCAGCCCATCACTGTGGAGGAGGTCAACCTG CTCCAGACGGGCCCCGTTCAGCTTCCTGCCTTTGGTTTGTCCCCTCATCTGTCCGACAGACAGCAGGCCTCGTCTGTCAACCTAAAACCCAGTGAAGTACGCCTTTCCCAGCCAAGACCTGATACCGCTTCTGTGCCTGGGGAGCCTTGCAGTTCTAACCAACAGGGCCAACAGCGCCATGAGTCTGAGCCAGGCTTGAGAGGAATCCTGAAGAAGAGCTACTCCGGAGGCTCAGAATGGAGCAGGACAGACGGCGGTCAAAGGGATGCACCGCTTTACCACGAGCAGAACGGCGGAGGTTGTGAAGAAGCAGGGACACCAAAGAGGATAGAGAACACGGAGCGGCAGGACATTTCTGTACCACCACGGAGAGAGAGACGTCAGGCCTCTGGTGGGGAGGGAGGCTCACTGACTGCTGCTCCCTGGAGGCAGAGGGCTCGAGCCAGGAGGGAAACCATTGCCTGTACACCAATAAGAGCCTCGTCAGAGCAGGATGCCACTCAGGAGGAGAGGAACAGCTGGACCAAGCCACAGGAACAGCTGGTCTCCACCGGGGAGCACAGCTCAGACGCTGCTGGGAGAGTCCG GCAGCAAAATGAGGAAGACAGTGTGAGGAAGATGAATGAGGAAACTACAATCATGGGACACGTTCAGGTCACAATGGCAGATGACACCTTGAAACCGCAGGAGACGGACAACACCAGCATGAGTATG GAAGGGAGGGAAAACCTTCATATGGAGAGTGCCAACACTCAGTGCTGG GAACCCGTGTTTGCCTCTGTTTATTCTAGCAGCACGCCCCAATATGTCATGTGTTTCAATCAG ACGAATCTGTCCTTTGAGGCGCAGGAAGTCTCCTCTCCTACCAAGAACCAGATTCAGCCTCAGTGGAGACACAAG GCTAAGGGAGACGAGGATGAGCTTCAGATGGATAAAGCAGAGGGATTGTGCTCACAGCAGGAGACGGCTGACCGAGAGCCCGAACGTATGGCCAAGAGAG AGCTTGGATCTCCAGAGTCAGACACAAGTGACACCTCTCATCACAAAAGACACTCCACTGAAGCTCCGACACGCATATGTGAAG CTCCACACGAGGTGAAGGAAGAGACGCCTGTGAATGAATCCAACACGTTTGACGGAGGTTTCTACAGAGATCAGTCGCCACCCTCTGCTGACGCACCACCACCCTGTGGAGATGCTGCTGTCGCTGAGAATGAGCAGGACCTGGACGTCCTCTGCCAGACCAACACCCCCAT GCTGACCTCAGCAGTAGCGGAGCACAGACGCTCGGTGCGTCCGTCTCGTCGGACTCAGGGCTCCAGAAACCCTCTGAGGGCTCTGGCTGCCAGGGAGGACATCAGGCAGAACTACATGGGAGAGACAGCGAACATGGCTTCAGAGGACAGGATCCGAGCAGACAAGA agTCCAAAAACTCCTCTGAGTCACATTTGTCAGATGCTGCAACTAGTCTTAAGTCTTATCCTCCCTTCAGCGAGCTGATGCTCATTCACATCAAAG GTAGGCGGCATGTCCAGGTGCGTCTGGTGGAGCCCTCGGTGCGGTCGCTGAACAGCGGAGACTGCTTCCTGCTGGTCACCCCGGAGCACTGCATCCTGTGGAGCGGAGAGTTTGCCAACGAAGAAGAGAAAGCCAAG GCCTCTGAGCTGGCCTCATCCATCCAGAGTCAGAAGGATCTCGGCTGTCAGGCCTCCCAGATCGTCCACCTGCAGGAGGGGAACTGTGACGGCAGCCTGGCCGCAGACTTCTGGAGCCTTCTAGGAGGAAGGACACAATACAGAG GAGCCAgtgcagaagaggaggatgagctCTATGAGCGAGGAGTGGTGGAGTCCAACTGTGTGTACAGGCTGGTGGAGAACAGACTGGTGCCTAATGAACAGGCCTGGGCCTCCATCCCCAGTGTGTCCCTGCTCAGCTCCACTGAG gCCCTGGTGTTTGATTTCGGCAGTGAGGTGTACCTGTGGCATGGACAGGATGTTTCCCACAGCAGGAGGAATGTTGCTCTCCAGCTGACTCACCAAGTGTGGGTTGGAGCTTATGACTACAGCAACTGCCGAGTCAATCCACTGGATCCCACACACTGTAACCCCAGCATACCGCT GCGGGGAGACGGGCGTCCCAGCTGGGCGTTGTTCGGCTGTGTCTCCGAGCACAACGAGACGGCTCTGTTCAGAGAGAAGTTCCTGGACTGGACGGGCAGGACTGAAGGCAgggaggaagctgctgcagtgaacaGGCAGACGCAG CCTGTCCTAGTTGAGTCCTCCGAGTCCCCGTCGTCGGACCTCCTGAGCGCCTGTGATGCCAAAGCTCTGGTGTCGGGTCAGTCGCTGGAAGGGGACGGCTTGGTCCACAGTGTGTTGGCTGGGGTGGACATCCAGAGGGGGCATGGAGTCATCACGCTGGAGGAAGGACGTCAGCTGGAGCTGAGAACAGTTGCTGTGGACACCTGGCACGTCCAGGAGTTTGATGACAGTGAAATTCCCGTGGAGAGCACAGGACAGCTTCATGAAGGAGACTCCTACGTCATCCGCTGGACGTACCGCATCAGCTCTGGTG ATAAGCCAAACAGTCCCGGTGAGCACAGCAGAGGACAAAACGAAAACACCGCCTTGTTCCTGTGGAGGGGCCGCCACTCCCACGTCAGTGGACGGGACACCGCTGCTTTCCTGTCCATTGGGATGAACAACCAGGAAGAGTCACAG ATTGTGGTACCTCAGGGAAAGGAACCTCCTTGTTTCCTGCAGCTTTTCCACGGAGGCCTGGTCATTCACAAGGGCAAGCGAGAGGATAAGAGGAATCCAG CAGAGTGGCGTTTGTTCTGTGTGCGAGGAGAGCTCCCAGAGGAGGCCTCTCTGTTGGAGGTGGACTGCTGCTGTGCAGGTCTGAGGTCCAGGGGCTCTGTTGTTCTCCTCAATAGCCAGCAGGGGATGCTGTATCTCTGGACTGGCTGTAAAGCTCACATGGGCTCCAGAGAGGTCAGCAAGAGGGCAGTGGAGCGTCTCACTCAAAC GTGTCCATCAGAGTTAGGTCTCAGCCACAGCAGCCCTGTGAAGGTGCAGGTAGTGGAGGAAGGTTCGGAGCCTGCAGACTTCTGGGCTGCACTGGACCAGATGGACAGGAAGGCCTATGACTGCATGCTGCAAG ATCCAGGAAAGTATAACTTCACACCTCGCCTCTTCCACCTGAGCGCCGCCTCTGGGAGTTTCCGCgctgaagagctgcagagtccAGCGCGACTGCCGGGACTCGTGATGGCAATGCCTTTCGTCCAGGAGAGTCTGTACTCTGTACCACAGCCGG CCTTGTTCCTGCTCGACAACCGTCTGGAGGTCTACCTGTGGCAGAGGGGTCAGCCCGAGCAGACGGAGAGCTCGGCTTCAGCCTGGAGCTGCTGGCATAACGAGAGGAGGTGCGCCATGCAGACGGTGCTGCAGTACTGCGAAG AGATGAACCCAAGACGGCCACCGCAGGCTTACCTCATCTTTGAGGGCTCAGAACCTCTCACCTTCACTAATGTGTTCCCCCGCTGGGAGAGGAGCCCgggaccacacacacag GGCGACGCGGGACGGGTGAAGCTGACCTTGGTGCAGGACGCCCTGGCCCAGCTCATGAAAACTCAGTATCcgctggaggagctgctgcgGAGCCCCTTACCTGAAGGGGTGGACCCTCAGCACCTGGAGGTCTACCTCTCTGATCAAGACTTCCAG ACTATTTTGGAAATGAAGAGAGATGAATATGCCTCCCTCCCGAGCTGGAAGCAAATTGATCTGAAGAAAAGCAAAGGGCTTCTTTGCTAG